The Bacteroidota bacterium genome contains a region encoding:
- the ric gene encoding iron-sulfur cluster repair di-iron protein — protein sequence MNLSEQKVADVVASNIKTAHVFKKHGIDFCCGGGVSIEKACKKKNVDLNTLLQDLNNIDSKVLPSQNFNNWELDFLIDYIVNTHHVYVVEAIDLIDQYATKVANVHGAAEPAVVKIYEIFKTVAEELTSHMHKEENILFPYIKYLVTSQKQKTVWSAPHFVTVVNPINMMEHEHETVGDLLKQIALISNKYTPPEWACNTFKALYAKLDEFEQDLHIHVHLENNILFPKAIEIEKSLLN from the coding sequence ATGAATTTATCTGAACAAAAAGTAGCCGATGTAGTGGCATCAAATATTAAAACTGCACATGTTTTTAAAAAACATGGAATTGATTTTTGTTGTGGTGGAGGGGTGTCAATTGAAAAAGCTTGCAAAAAAAAGAATGTTGATTTAAACACACTTTTGCAAGACCTAAATAACATCGACAGTAAAGTATTGCCATCACAAAATTTCAATAACTGGGAACTGGATTTCCTGATTGACTATATCGTTAATACGCATCACGTTTATGTTGTAGAGGCAATTGATCTTATTGATCAGTATGCAACTAAGGTTGCTAATGTGCATGGTGCTGCTGAGCCTGCAGTGGTTAAAATATATGAGATTTTTAAAACGGTGGCCGAAGAGCTGACTTCCCATATGCATAAAGAAGAAAATATTCTTTTCCCTTATATTAAATATTTGGTTACATCTCAAAAACAAAAAACAGTTTGGTCTGCACCACATTTTGTTACGGTTGTTAATCCTATCAATATGATGGAACATGAGCATGAAACCGTTGGCGATTTATTGAAACAGATAGCATTGATAAGTAATAAATATACTCCACCCGAATGGGCTTGTAACACGTTTAAAGCGTTGTATGCAAAGCTGGATGAGTTTGAACAAGACTTACATATTCATGTGCATCTTGAAAACAATATCCTTTTTCCAAAAGCTATTGAAATTGAAAAATCGTTGTTAAACTAA
- a CDS encoding alginate export family protein yields MKITSLKFIAILFMGLVFKNSATAQFEFNGQLVQRVEYRHGYGKLIPDTVDPSAFISQRLRFQFTYNTKYVKLFASIQDVRTWGSTSQLNATDNLLSMHEGWAEIPIDTMWSVKIGRQELVYDNSRFLGNVDWSMQARSHDFALLKFSKNDHKLHIGGGYNQDAETIYGGDYYKTANQYKTAQMLWYNYKHNDLELSILFWNNGKQDTTTGHRAVRYSQTIGLPTIKYSFMKNNLVSAFAYYQTGKDVNNRDLSCYDISIQGAQTFDINAEKISTFKVTLGVEMLSGTNTNNTANTNNSYNPMYGTNHMYNGYMDYFYVSGRFENSVGLNDLYLKFRYDMNKKWFAQTDLHYFLTNANVYNANDVLSQQLGAELDLTGGYVFNENISLQAGYSQLFASSTIKYLESSSASKTQNWAYLMLIVRPKSDKKFIGIYN; encoded by the coding sequence ATGAAAATAACATCACTAAAATTTATTGCAATACTGTTTATGGGATTGGTGTTTAAAAACAGTGCTACAGCTCAATTTGAATTCAATGGGCAATTAGTTCAACGTGTTGAATACAGACATGGATATGGCAAATTAATTCCGGATACTGTTGATCCATCAGCTTTTATTAGCCAGCGATTACGATTTCAATTTACTTACAACACCAAATACGTTAAGCTTTTTGCTAGTATTCAAGATGTAAGAACCTGGGGAAGTACTTCGCAACTTAACGCTACCGACAATTTATTGTCGATGCATGAAGGTTGGGCTGAAATTCCTATTGATACCATGTGGAGTGTAAAAATAGGAAGACAAGAGTTAGTTTATGATAACTCTCGTTTTTTAGGCAATGTTGATTGGTCTATGCAAGCTCGTTCCCATGATTTTGCCTTATTGAAATTCTCTAAAAACGATCATAAACTTCATATAGGTGGAGGATATAATCAAGATGCTGAAACTATTTATGGCGGTGATTATTATAAAACTGCAAATCAATATAAAACTGCCCAAATGCTTTGGTATAATTATAAACACAATGATCTAGAATTGTCGATTTTGTTTTGGAACAATGGAAAACAAGATACCACAACCGGTCATAGAGCAGTTAGGTATTCACAAACTATTGGTTTACCAACTATCAAATATAGTTTTATGAAAAATAATTTGGTGTCGGCTTTTGCCTATTACCAAACAGGAAAAGATGTAAACAATAGAGATTTAAGCTGTTATGATATCAGCATTCAGGGAGCACAAACATTTGATATAAATGCTGAGAAAATATCTACTTTTAAGGTTACCCTTGGAGTTGAAATGTTAAGCGGAACCAACACTAATAACACAGCTAACACTAATAATTCTTATAATCCAATGTATGGAACTAATCACATGTACAATGGTTATATGGATTATTTTTACGTGAGCGGACGATTTGAAAACTCAGTGGGTCTTAACGATTTGTATTTGAAATTTCGTTATGACATGAATAAGAAATGGTTTGCTCAAACAGATTTGCATTATTTTTTAACCAATGCTAATGTGTATAACGCAAATGATGTATTGAGCCAACAGCTTGGAGCTGAGTTAGACCTAACAGGTGGCTATGTGTTTAATGAAAACATTTCATTACAGGCCGGTTATAGTCAACTATTTGCATCAAGCACTATCAAATATTTAGAATCGTCAAGTGCATCTAAGACACAGAACTGGGCTTACTTAATGCTTATCGTAAGACCAAAAAGTGATAAGAAATTTATAGGAATATATAACTAA
- a CDS encoding SCO family protein, whose amino-acid sequence MLFIAFFLSINACSTNSKTDADLEKKTATADTFSGESIFNLTGNWHTQNNDTITLSELKGKVLVMVMIYTSCKVACPRLVADMRNIESQMPKDKLNKLNFALVSIDPEVDDPKRLKAFAIANEMDAPHWTFLQGTKTSVQEFANVLAVKYKQIAPMDFSHSNIISVFNTEGELIHQQEGLGVNNKETVEIIINEINK is encoded by the coding sequence ATGCTCTTTATAGCTTTCTTTTTAAGCATTAATGCATGCAGTACTAATTCCAAAACAGATGCTGATCTTGAAAAGAAAACAGCCACTGCTGATACTTTTTCTGGCGAGTCCATTTTCAATTTAACAGGTAACTGGCATACTCAAAATAACGATACCATTACCTTAAGCGAACTTAAAGGAAAAGTACTGGTAATGGTGATGATTTATACCAGTTGCAAAGTGGCTTGCCCACGTTTAGTGGCCGACATGAGAAATATTGAGAGTCAAATGCCAAAAGATAAATTGAACAAGTTAAACTTTGCTTTGGTAAGTATTGATCCCGAAGTTGATGATCCGAAAAGGCTAAAAGCATTTGCAATTGCAAATGAAATGGATGCTCCGCATTGGACATTTTTACAAGGAACAAAAACCAGTGTGCAAGAATTTGCAAATGTGCTGGCAGTAAAATACAAACAAATAGCACCTATGGATTTTTCGCACTCAAATATCATAAGTGTTTTTAATACCGAAGGTGAATTAATTCATCAACAAGAAGGTTTAGGTGTAAACAATAAAGAAACTGTAGAAATAATTATCAATGAAATTAACAAATGA
- a CDS encoding formylglycine-generating enzyme family protein encodes MIENNKEIAVVTPNDTTFGVTATMAKIKGGNYVPLYGRDSQLIVINDFLVDVLPVTNADFAAFAKTNKRWRKSNVKKIFADDNYLFRWKNDTTIGDEMKPSSPITNVSWYAAKSYCECQGKRLPTVDEWEYVAMANKDKKDARQVKSYNQYILDWYEKPKTSLNPIGQTFKNYWGVYDLHGLVWEWTSDFSSILLTGESRNDVKTDQNLFCGTGSINATDLMNYAAFMRYAFRGSLKANFSIQNLGFRCVKDSIISN; translated from the coding sequence ATGATTGAAAACAATAAAGAAATAGCAGTGGTTACTCCAAATGATACCACATTTGGAGTAACTGCAACTATGGCAAAGATTAAAGGTGGCAATTATGTGCCATTATATGGAAGAGACTCACAATTAATTGTTATCAATGATTTTTTGGTGGATGTATTACCGGTTACTAATGCTGATTTTGCAGCTTTTGCAAAAACTAATAAACGCTGGAGAAAATCAAATGTGAAAAAGATTTTTGCTGATGACAATTACTTATTTCGTTGGAAAAACGATACCACTATTGGCGATGAAATGAAGCCCAGCAGTCCTATTACAAATGTATCATGGTATGCTGCAAAATCTTATTGTGAATGTCAAGGCAAACGATTGCCAACAGTGGATGAATGGGAATATGTAGCAATGGCAAATAAAGATAAGAAAGATGCTCGTCAAGTGAAGTCATACAATCAATATATTTTAGATTGGTATGAAAAGCCAAAAACAAGTTTAAATCCTATTGGTCAAACTTTTAAAAACTATTGGGGTGTTTACGATTTACACGGTTTGGTTTGGGAATGGACAAGCGATTTTAGTTCAATTCTTTTAACAGGAGAATCCAGGAATGATGTAAAAACAGATCAAAATTTGTTTTGTGGAACCGGCTCAATAAACGCCACTGATTTAATGAATTATGCAGCCTTTATGCGCTATGCCTTCAGAGGAAGTTTAAAAGCAAATTTCTCAATCCAGAACTTAGGTTTTAGATGTGTTAAAGATTCAATTATCAGCAACTAG
- the nirK gene encoding nitrite reductase, copper-containing has product MNKKIYLSVLKMTFIISLSSLVITSCNSSNEPAKNVDPTQIKVTGTMVAELTSPPLVPKPVGNREATKLTVNLEIVEKEGVMADGVKYIYWTFGGSVPGSFIRTRIGDEVEFHLKNHPDNKLPHNIDLHAVTGPGGGAASSFVAPGHEVVFSFKVINQGLYVYHCATAPVGMHIANGMYGLILVEPEGGLPPVDKEYYIMQGDFYTKGANGEKGLQPFDMTKAVNEEPDYVVFNGHVGSLTGDNAITAKVGETVRLFVGNGGPNLVSSFHVIGEIFDNVNIEGGTLLNHDVQTTLIPAGGSSIVEFKVEVPGTFIIVDHSIFRTFNKGSLGMLKVTGDENKLIYSGKQTDEVYHAEGGTIQNMPEDANAVKLPKPTSLAERIEDGKSIYNRTCFACHQPNGEGLPNTFPPLAKSDYLNANPTSAIEFIIKGKTGEIVVNGKKYNSVMTAQVLTDDEIANVLTFVYNSWGNSKKEITPAMVAAVRKTVK; this is encoded by the coding sequence ATGAATAAGAAAATATATTTATCAGTGCTGAAAATGACTTTTATTATTAGCCTCAGCAGTTTAGTTATTACAAGTTGCAACTCATCAAATGAGCCGGCTAAAAATGTAGACCCAACTCAAATAAAAGTAACGGGCACTATGGTTGCGGAACTAACATCACCGCCATTAGTACCTAAACCTGTGGGTAACAGAGAGGCGACAAAACTTACTGTTAATTTAGAAATTGTAGAAAAAGAAGGTGTGATGGCCGATGGTGTAAAATATATTTATTGGACATTTGGTGGCTCGGTACCCGGAAGTTTTATCAGAACACGAATTGGCGATGAAGTTGAATTCCATTTGAAGAATCATCCCGATAATAAGTTGCCTCACAACATCGATTTACATGCTGTAACCGGACCTGGAGGTGGCGCTGCTTCATCATTTGTTGCACCCGGTCACGAAGTTGTTTTTTCATTCAAGGTAATTAATCAAGGTCTCTATGTATATCATTGTGCTACAGCACCTGTTGGAATGCACATTGCCAATGGTATGTACGGTTTAATTTTAGTTGAACCTGAAGGTGGATTGCCTCCAGTAGATAAAGAGTACTACATTATGCAAGGCGATTTTTATACCAAAGGTGCTAATGGTGAAAAAGGTTTGCAACCTTTTGATATGACTAAAGCTGTTAATGAAGAACCGGATTATGTTGTATTTAATGGTCATGTTGGTTCCTTAACAGGTGACAATGCCATCACTGCCAAAGTAGGCGAAACGGTTCGTTTATTTGTTGGTAATGGAGGCCCTAATTTGGTTTCATCTTTCCATGTAATTGGTGAAATTTTTGACAATGTAAATATAGAAGGTGGTACATTACTTAACCATGATGTGCAAACAACTTTAATTCCTGCAGGCGGTTCTTCAATAGTTGAATTTAAAGTGGAAGTTCCCGGTACATTTATCATTGTTGATCATTCAATTTTCAGAACATTTAACAAGGGTAGTTTAGGTATGTTAAAAGTTACCGGTGATGAAAACAAATTAATTTATTCTGGTAAACAAACTGATGAAGTTTATCACGCTGAAGGTGGAACCATTCAGAATATGCCGGAAGATGCGAATGCTGTAAAATTACCAAAACCAACATCTTTAGCTGAACGAATTGAAGATGGAAAATCAATTTATAACAGAACTTGTTTTGCATGCCATCAGCCAAATGGTGAAGGTTTGCCAAATACCTTCCCTCCGTTAGCTAAGTCTGATTATTTAAATGCTAATCCTACAAGTGCAATTGAATTTATCATTAAAGGTAAAACCGGTGAAATAGTAGTTAATGGTAAAAAATACAACAGTGTAATGACTGCTCAAGTTTTAACCGATGATGAAATAGCCAATGTGTTAACATTTGTTTACAACAGTTGGGGTAATAGTAAAAAGGAAATTACACCGGCAATGGTTGCTGCTGTACGTAAAACGGTTAAATAG
- a CDS encoding cbb3-type cytochrome c oxidase subunit I, producing the protein MKYKSQKVAYWFFALSMLLLSLQIVYGFIMAFAHMGYDVLHPVIAFNTARAVHTNLLVVWLLSGFMGAAYYIIPEEAEHELVNVKLAYIQLITLALVGVVAIIGYHFNYWEGRKFLEIPRPLDWLVVVNVLTFLGLILVTLFKGKKRTTTALVLSMGLFFAALLYLPGMIWFDNQTMDSFFRWWVVHLWVEGVWELIMGGILAFLLIKITGVDREVIEKWLYVIVGLTFISGILGTGHHYYYIGVGKVWLIVGGIFSAMEPLAFLGMALFAISMYRKGEKKHPNKIALNWTLGTAIVSFVGAGLLGLAHTLPQVNMYTHGTLVTAMHGHLAFWGAYAMIVLAIISYALPNLTGRKLFDTTTGLLAFWLSNIGMIGMTVAFGVAGVAQVYLERIVGLEFGDVQKEIQVHFFILVCCATMFTVGIICYIIEFVRYGQPTDEALEALLIKK; encoded by the coding sequence ATGAAATATAAATCACAAAAAGTAGCGTATTGGTTTTTTGCACTTTCCATGCTGCTGTTATCATTACAAATAGTGTATGGTTTTATAATGGCATTTGCCCACATGGGTTATGATGTATTGCACCCGGTTATTGCGTTTAATACTGCAAGAGCGGTACATACTAATTTATTAGTTGTTTGGTTGCTTAGTGGTTTTATGGGAGCTGCTTATTACATTATTCCCGAAGAAGCTGAACATGAATTGGTAAATGTAAAGCTAGCCTATATTCAGTTAATTACATTAGCGTTGGTTGGTGTGGTTGCAATAATTGGCTATCACTTTAATTATTGGGAAGGCAGAAAGTTTTTAGAAATTCCTCGTCCGTTAGATTGGCTGGTTGTCGTAAATGTCTTAACTTTTTTAGGGTTGATCTTAGTTACTTTATTCAAAGGTAAAAAGCGAACAACCACTGCATTGGTTTTATCAATGGGATTATTTTTTGCGGCCTTATTGTACCTGCCCGGTATGATATGGTTTGACAATCAAACCATGGATTCGTTTTTCAGATGGTGGGTTGTTCACTTATGGGTTGAAGGTGTTTGGGAATTAATCATGGGTGGTATTTTAGCATTCTTATTGATTAAAATAACAGGTGTTGACCGCGAAGTAATTGAGAAGTGGCTATACGTAATTGTGGGTTTAACTTTCATTTCCGGTATTTTAGGAACAGGTCACCACTACTACTATATAGGCGTTGGAAAAGTTTGGTTAATAGTAGGTGGAATATTCTCAGCAATGGAGCCACTGGCTTTTTTAGGAATGGCATTATTTGCCATTTCAATGTACCGCAAAGGCGAGAAAAAACATCCTAATAAAATTGCTTTAAACTGGACATTAGGTACTGCAATTGTATCTTTTGTGGGTGCCGGTTTATTAGGATTAGCACACACTTTACCACAGGTTAACATGTACACACATGGTACATTAGTTACAGCTATGCATGGTCACCTTGCTTTTTGGGGAGCCTATGCAATGATAGTCTTAGCCATTATCAGCTATGCATTACCAAATTTAACCGGTCGCAAATTATTTGATACCACAACAGGTTTACTTGCATTTTGGCTGTCGAATATTGGCATGATAGGTATGACAGTAGCTTTTGGTGTTGCAGGTGTTGCACAGGTTTACCTTGAGCGAATAGTAGGTTTAGAGTTTGGCGATGTGCAGAAAGAAATACAAGTGCATTTCTTCATTCTTGTTTGTTGTGCAACCATGTTTACAGTAGGCATAATTTGTTACATCATCGAGTTTGTGCGATACGGTCAACCAACTGACGAAGCATTGGAAGCATTATTAATTAAAAAATAA
- a CDS encoding cytochrome c yields MLSKSQARAFFLGGTIVTFGIFLGLSWNSLSNEVPKRTHEENLSPQVIHGKEIWESNNCMGCHTILGEGAYYAPELTKVYDRRGEGYIKAALMSKTPWSPRGRQMVAYAMTEQDANDVVAFLKWIGEVDLNGFPPKPQYKK; encoded by the coding sequence ATGCTATCAAAATCACAAGCCCGAGCTTTTTTCCTGGGAGGCACCATTGTTACATTTGGTATCTTTTTAGGATTGTCATGGAACTCATTAAGCAATGAAGTTCCCAAACGTACTCATGAAGAAAATCTTTCGCCTCAAGTTATTCACGGTAAAGAAATATGGGAGTCAAACAACTGTATGGGGTGTCATACTATTTTAGGAGAAGGCGCTTATTATGCACCTGAACTTACTAAGGTTTATGACCGCAGGGGAGAAGGCTATATTAAAGCTGCCTTGATGTCAAAAACACCATGGTCTCCGCGTGGCCGTCAAATGGTTGCCTATGCTATGACTGAGCAGGATGCCAATGATGTAGTTGCTTTTTTAAAATGGATTGGCGAAGTTGACTTAAATGGATTTCCACCTAAACCACAATACAAGAAATAA
- a CDS encoding Rrf2 family transcriptional regulator, with protein sequence MFSKACEYAIKAMIFIELKSSASRKISLNEIAEAIDSPVAFTAKILQKLRKSGLIISTIGARGGFQIEENKSITIKEIVIAIDGDGFFNKCILGLNVCSSANPCPAHATYSRIREILLTDLLNLSINQFSKLLKKKYISLK encoded by the coding sequence ATGTTTAGCAAAGCTTGCGAATACGCCATAAAGGCAATGATTTTTATAGAATTAAAAAGCAGTGCTTCCAGAAAAATCAGCTTGAATGAAATAGCTGAAGCAATCGATTCACCTGTTGCCTTTACTGCAAAAATTTTACAGAAACTTAGAAAAAGCGGGCTGATTATTTCAACGATTGGAGCAAGAGGTGGATTTCAAATTGAAGAAAATAAATCAATCACCATTAAGGAAATAGTAATTGCAATTGATGGCGATGGCTTTTTCAATAAATGCATTTTAGGCCTAAACGTTTGCTCGTCTGCCAATCCTTGCCCTGCACATGCAACCTACTCACGAATCAGAGAAATCCTATTAACGGATTTGTTGAATTTAAGCATAAACCAATTTTCAAAATTACTTAAGAAAAAATATATATCACTTAAATGA
- a CDS encoding thioredoxin family protein: MSKSVFYHAGCPVCVSAEHDIINLLGADKVEVVHFGNDKSRIDEAEKAGVKSVPALVTPNGNVLHINFGASMADVKG, encoded by the coding sequence ATGAGTAAATCAGTTTTCTATCACGCAGGTTGCCCTGTTTGCGTTAGTGCAGAGCACGACATCATTAACCTTTTGGGTGCAGACAAAGTTGAAGTAGTTCACTTTGGAAACGACAAGTCAAGAATTGACGAAGCAGAGAAAGCAGGTGTAAAATCTGTTCCAGCCTTGGTTACCCCAAACGGAAATGTTTTGCACATCAACTTTGGTGCTTCCATGGCTGACGTAAAAGGTTGA